A portion of the Kiritimatiellia bacterium genome contains these proteins:
- a CDS encoding glycoside hydrolase family 88 protein, with product MNVDNTITPQTLRPRWVRFWERSAQTLRALSARWRPEDGAPVFTVRGRYTTRGWTDWTRGFQHGSALIQFDATGEREFLELGRAGTWRDMPPHVVHFGVHDHGFNCVSTYGHLWRLMNAGRIPEDPAERRHLELALKVSGCVQARRWTELGNGEGFVYSFNGPHSLFADTIRSMRSLALAHRLGADLIGEQDLHTSLLLRLAAHLRATARYAVFYGEGRDIYDTEPGRVAHESLFNPLNGSYRCPATQQGYSPFSTWTRGLAWVLLGFAEQLEFLNSLSAADREAIGATDLAARCLRAARATADFYLRNTSADGIPPWDTGAPRLAELGDWRARPADPYNDLEPFDSSAAAIAAQGLLRLARWLRRAGEYAPAQRYEAAAWTVLRTLLSPPWLSDAPDHEGLLLHAVYHRPNGWDWIPPGRHIPCGEACLWGDYHLREVVLLAQHVADGRPAWTFFGAEEAHES from the coding sequence ATGAACGTGGACAACACGATCACGCCCCAGACGCTCCGGCCCCGGTGGGTGCGGTTCTGGGAGCGCTCCGCCCAGACGCTCCGTGCCCTTTCCGCCCGCTGGCGACCGGAGGACGGCGCGCCGGTGTTCACCGTCCGAGGCCGGTACACCACCCGCGGCTGGACGGACTGGACCCGCGGTTTTCAGCATGGCTCCGCGCTGATCCAATTCGACGCGACGGGCGAGCGCGAGTTTCTCGAACTGGGGCGCGCCGGCACCTGGCGGGACATGCCGCCGCATGTCGTGCACTTCGGCGTGCACGATCACGGCTTCAACTGCGTCAGCACGTACGGTCACCTCTGGAGGCTGATGAACGCCGGTCGGATTCCGGAGGACCCCGCGGAGCGGCGCCACCTCGAGCTGGCGCTGAAGGTCTCCGGCTGTGTGCAGGCCCGCCGATGGACCGAGCTGGGCAACGGCGAAGGCTTCGTGTATTCGTTCAACGGTCCGCATTCGCTCTTCGCCGACACGATTCGCTCGATGCGTTCGCTCGCCCTCGCACATCGGCTGGGCGCGGACCTGATCGGCGAACAGGACCTGCACACGTCGCTGCTGCTGCGACTGGCCGCTCACCTGCGTGCCACCGCTCGCTATGCGGTCTTCTACGGCGAGGGGCGCGATATTTACGACACCGAACCTGGTCGCGTCGCGCACGAGAGCCTGTTCAACCCGCTGAACGGTTCCTACCGCTGCCCGGCCACCCAGCAGGGCTATTCGCCCTTCAGCACCTGGACGCGCGGTCTGGCGTGGGTGCTGCTCGGCTTCGCGGAACAGCTCGAATTTCTCAACTCCCTATCGGCAGCCGATCGCGAGGCGATCGGCGCGACGGACCTCGCCGCTCGGTGTCTGCGCGCCGCCCGCGCAACCGCCGACTTCTACCTGCGCAACACCTCAGCGGACGGCATTCCCCCGTGGGACACCGGTGCGCCGCGGCTGGCGGAGCTGGGCGACTGGCGCGCACGGCCCGCGGACCCCTACAACGACCTGGAGCCGTTCGACAGCTCTGCGGCAGCGATCGCGGCGCAGGGGCTGCTGCGCCTGGCCCGGTGGCTGCGCCGTGCGGGCGAGTATGCGCCCGCACAACGCTACGAGGCCGCCGCCTGGACGGTGCTGCGCACGCTGCTCTCCCCGCCATGGCTGTCCGACGCTCCGGACCACGAAGGGCTGCTACTGCACGCGGTCTACCACCGCCCAAACGGCTGGGACTGGATTCCTCCCGGCCGCCACATTCCCTGCGGCGAGGCCTGCCTCTGGGGTGACTACCACCTGCGGGAGGTGGTGCTGCTCGCGCAGCACGTCGCGGACGGCCGACCTGCCTGGACGTTCTTCGGCGCGGAGGAGGCGCACGAATCATGA
- a CDS encoding cupin domain-containing protein: MIVVDLREIAGRTYPARRRTQNLVGGASPIQSPHFAMGHVTLEPNGGQVPWHNQPQEEVYFVIEGRGEMCLGPERRELVSGQAVWIPPGVFHQITNIGDSPLRLIYVYAPGGDVAHWRQELDGTLPRAGIEAPPLPAGARPQWPSRESGGS, translated from the coding sequence ATGATCGTTGTCGACCTTCGGGAGATTGCCGGCCGCACATATCCGGCACGGCGGCGAACGCAAAATCTGGTTGGTGGTGCCTCACCGATTCAGTCCCCTCACTTCGCGATGGGCCACGTCACGCTGGAACCGAACGGCGGCCAGGTGCCCTGGCACAACCAGCCGCAGGAGGAAGTCTACTTCGTGATTGAAGGCCGGGGCGAGATGTGCCTGGGCCCGGAACGCCGGGAGCTGGTCAGCGGCCAGGCGGTGTGGATCCCGCCGGGCGTCTTTCACCAGATCACGAACATCGGCGACAGCCCACTGCGACTGATCTACGTCTATGCGCCCGGCGGCGATGTCGCCCACTGGCGCCAGGAGCTGGACGGCACGCTACCGCGCGCCGGCATCGAGGCGCCGCCACTGCCGGCCGGCGCTCGCCCGCAGTGGCCGTCCCGGGAGAGCGGCGGTTCATGA
- a CDS encoding Gfo/Idh/MocA family oxidoreductase → MNNQNTIELGVIVNGVTGRMGTHQHLRRSLIAIQRQGGVPLPDGRRVTLRLLLVGRSPEKLAALATEAGEETQWTTDLDSALADRRYSVYFDAQTTDRRAAALRRAISAHKHVYAEKPVAMTTTEAIELWRAAETAGLCNGVVQDKLWLPGLRKMRRLVDSGYFGRLLSVRGEFGYWVFDGHDVPPQRPSWNYRREDGGGIILDMFAHWRYVLDRIFAPVRAVCCLGATHLPERWDERGQRYACTAEDAAYAMFELDGGVIATINASWCVRVRRDDLLTLQADGTAGSAVAGLRRCWIQPAAGTPRPVWNPDVDQPLNFFDSWLEVPDQETYDNAFKAQWEAFLAHVVTGSPFPWTLLEGAKGVQLAELAHRSWRERRWIDVPKLGAEEPAQ, encoded by the coding sequence ATGAACAACCAGAACACCATCGAACTGGGTGTGATCGTCAACGGCGTGACCGGTCGGATGGGTACCCACCAGCATCTGCGCCGCTCACTGATCGCAATTCAGCGCCAGGGGGGAGTACCCCTCCCCGACGGCCGGCGCGTGACCCTTCGCCTGTTGCTGGTGGGTCGCAGTCCGGAAAAGCTCGCGGCGCTCGCGACGGAAGCCGGCGAGGAAACCCAATGGACCACCGACCTCGACTCGGCGCTCGCGGATCGGCGCTATTCAGTGTACTTCGACGCGCAGACCACCGACCGCCGCGCGGCGGCGCTGCGGCGCGCCATTTCGGCCCACAAGCACGTGTACGCGGAAAAGCCGGTCGCGATGACCACGACGGAGGCGATCGAGCTGTGGCGGGCCGCGGAGACGGCCGGCCTGTGCAACGGCGTCGTGCAGGACAAACTGTGGTTGCCCGGGCTGCGCAAAATGCGCCGCCTCGTCGACAGCGGCTATTTCGGCCGATTGCTCTCCGTCCGCGGTGAGTTTGGCTACTGGGTGTTCGACGGCCATGACGTCCCCCCGCAGCGGCCCTCCTGGAACTACCGCCGCGAAGACGGGGGCGGCATCATCCTCGACATGTTTGCCCACTGGCGGTACGTGCTGGATCGCATTTTTGCGCCAGTCCGCGCGGTATGTTGTCTCGGCGCAACGCATCTGCCGGAGCGTTGGGACGAGCGCGGTCAGCGCTACGCGTGCACTGCGGAGGATGCGGCCTACGCGATGTTCGAGCTCGACGGAGGGGTGATCGCGACGATCAACGCCTCCTGGTGTGTGCGCGTCCGTCGCGACGATTTGCTCACACTGCAGGCGGACGGCACCGCCGGCAGCGCGGTCGCTGGGCTGCGGCGCTGCTGGATTCAGCCCGCCGCCGGCACGCCCCGCCCGGTCTGGAACCCCGACGTCGATCAGCCCCTAAACTTTTTTGACTCGTGGCTGGAAGTGCCGGACCAGGAAACCTACGACAACGCGTTCAAGGCGCAGTGGGAGGCATTTCTCGCCCACGTGGTGACCGGCTCACCATTTCCGTGGACGCTATTGGAAGGCGCGAAGGGCGTCCAGCTCGCCGAGCTCGCCCACCGTTCCTGGCGCGAGCGGCGATGGATCGACGTTCCGAAGCTCGGCGCTGAGGAGCCAGCACAATGA
- a CDS encoding 3-ketoacyl-ACP reductase — MNADAARRVALVTGGRRGIGLGIARALAAEGFDLAVCGVSADPGEGLAALAGPGTEVFYVRCDVATAADRARLLDAVRERFGRLHVLVNNAGIAPAVRADLLEMTESSFEHVLRTNLQGPFFLTQAVARWMLAQCGEDPSWCGCIVNVTSISATAASVRRGEYCISKAGAAMASKLWAARLAEHGIPVYEVRPGIIRTDMTAPVRELYDRRIAEGLVPQRRWGEPEDVGRAVAMLARGDLGFSTGAVIYVDGGFSIERL; from the coding sequence ATGAATGCCGATGCGGCGCGGCGGGTGGCGCTGGTCACCGGCGGCCGTCGCGGGATCGGACTGGGGATCGCCCGGGCGCTGGCGGCGGAGGGGTTCGACCTCGCCGTCTGCGGTGTGAGCGCCGATCCGGGTGAGGGCCTCGCCGCGTTGGCCGGTCCCGGCACCGAAGTCTTCTACGTTCGCTGCGACGTGGCGACGGCGGCTGACCGCGCACGGCTGCTCGACGCGGTTCGCGAACGGTTTGGCCGGCTGCATGTGCTGGTCAACAACGCCGGCATCGCCCCGGCGGTGCGCGCCGATCTGCTGGAGATGACCGAAAGCTCGTTCGAACACGTGCTGCGCACGAACCTCCAGGGACCGTTTTTCCTCACGCAGGCGGTTGCGCGCTGGATGCTGGCCCAGTGCGGGGAGGACCCGAGCTGGTGCGGCTGCATCGTGAACGTCACTTCGATCTCCGCCACCGCCGCCTCGGTACGCCGGGGGGAGTACTGTATCTCGAAGGCCGGTGCGGCGATGGCGTCGAAACTCTGGGCCGCGCGGCTGGCGGAACACGGAATCCCCGTCTACGAAGTGCGCCCCGGCATCATCCGAACCGATATGACCGCGCCGGTTCGCGAGCTCTACGACCGGCGCATTGCGGAGGGGCTGGTGCCGCAGCGGCGCTGGGGAGAGCCGGAGGACGTCGGACGGGCGGTCGCGATGTTGGCACGGGGTGATCTCGGCTTTTCCACCGGTGCGGTGATCTACGTGGATGGCGGGTTTTCGATCGAGCGGCTCTGA
- a CDS encoding autotransporter-associated beta strand repeat-containing protein, with protein MWVRPAAQGNGNWNSVANWVGGASYMPDDPDERAIFNHPSTNGMPIQNANMVNGLGQLRFNHAGWVVYVQDPLRFNSISHYQSLAIEARALSGAGTITLYPAVNLLNGRQVIATGAGALLALAGGVTGSNAPVISSFDPTAPDTGAVRLNAASDVTDAFGVRQGTLLVAHSGGLGASPAPVVLGDTGTAAQARMLLLTDANNVTISKSITVQNYGAIAVLGANHATGSSTFSGAVTVNRPTLLWSAGGVVTFAGQMSGAGALTVTGMGTVVLSGTNVFSGPLFVGSGTLRLGANGALPSGATVSLSPLAGTLLDLNGYTATVSSLTGGGTSAGIALGSGALTVQSGSFAGPISGAGSVTKTGSGALTLSGSNSYAGGTTISGGTLNVDSSSALPANGSVSIANVPGVTLNLNGHSAMIGWLTGGGALGGHITLGAGTLTVQGGSFSGAISGAGAVVKSGGGTLVLGGNNVYEGGTTIQGGTLQLASSAALPAGGAVTLANSAGTTLDLNGQSLTIGSLTGGGQAGGNIVLRAGTLTVQSGSYTGAISGAGGLVKSGPGTLTLAGNNAYAGGTIVQEGTLRLGSAAALPAGGAVTLGDPPDARLDLNGHSVTVGSLNGAGGAVLLGNGTLTIATDGLDSFGGAITGGGAVVKSGSGQLALRGNNLYTGGTTIQGGTLVVDQMSLPQWGAVALANATGARLLIENAAYVGQLTGGGPLGGVVQIGAGSSGMLVVRGGMFGGRFTGSGVVSKVGEGTLILTSDQDNPGTLTIQEGTVQLGMGGTAGSYAGGIINEGTLAVVRSDDVTMTNWINGGGGLRKGGVGRLTLTGELNYFGDTVVEQGTLRINTESGPFGRVRVEPLGGLSATLSGEGRIRGDVDVQAAGVLAPGRSVGTLTVDGNVTLAGTLEIELRHADADLLNVGQTLDLTGATFSFAPTYPLTAPVYVLATYGHLVGQFSQIKKMPPGMWLDYNYGGANQIALVPEPGLVTLLAAGGALMLAVRRLRRGGAAAEGQEAPHT; from the coding sequence GTGTGGGTGCGTCCCGCCGCTCAGGGCAACGGCAACTGGAACTCAGTGGCCAACTGGGTTGGCGGTGCGTCCTACATGCCGGACGATCCGGACGAGCGGGCGATTTTCAATCATCCGAGCACCAACGGCATGCCGATCCAAAATGCCAATATGGTGAACGGCCTGGGGCAGCTTCGCTTCAACCACGCCGGCTGGGTCGTCTACGTGCAGGACCCGCTGAGGTTCAATTCAATCTCGCACTATCAGTCTCTGGCCATTGAAGCGCGCGCGTTGAGTGGGGCCGGCACGATCACGCTCTACCCGGCAGTGAACCTGCTCAACGGCCGGCAAGTGATCGCCACCGGCGCCGGCGCGCTGCTGGCGCTGGCTGGGGGGGTGACCGGGTCGAACGCGCCGGTGATCAGCAGCTTCGATCCCACTGCTCCCGACACTGGTGCCGTGCGACTAAATGCGGCCAGTGATGTGACCGACGCTTTCGGGGTGCGTCAGGGCACACTGCTGGTCGCGCACAGCGGCGGCCTCGGCGCCAGCCCCGCGCCGGTCGTGCTGGGCGACACGGGCACCGCGGCGCAGGCACGGATGCTTCTGCTGACCGATGCGAACAATGTAACGATCTCGAAAAGCATTACCGTGCAGAACTACGGCGCGATCGCCGTGCTCGGCGCCAACCACGCGACGGGCAGCTCCACGTTTTCCGGTGCCGTTACGGTCAACCGTCCAACGCTGCTGTGGTCGGCGGGCGGTGTAGTGACGTTTGCGGGTCAGATGTCCGGCGCAGGTGCGCTGACGGTGACGGGGATGGGCACCGTCGTGCTGAGCGGCACGAACGTGTTTTCCGGGCCACTGTTTGTCGGATCCGGCACGCTACGGCTCGGGGCGAACGGCGCGCTGCCCAGTGGTGCGACAGTGTCCCTGTCGCCGCTGGCGGGCACGTTGCTGGATCTCAACGGTTACACCGCGACGGTGAGTTCGCTCACGGGCGGAGGGACCAGTGCCGGTATTGCGCTCGGCAGCGGAGCGCTCACGGTTCAGAGCGGCTCGTTTGCGGGCCCAATTTCGGGCGCCGGCTCGGTTACGAAGACGGGGTCCGGCGCGCTCACTCTCTCCGGCAGCAATTCCTACGCCGGCGGAACGACGATCAGCGGCGGCACACTGAACGTCGATTCCTCCTCCGCGTTGCCGGCGAACGGCAGCGTGAGCATCGCGAACGTGCCGGGTGTCACGCTCAATCTCAACGGCCACTCGGCGATGATTGGATGGCTCACTGGCGGCGGGGCCCTTGGCGGCCACATCACGCTGGGCGCCGGCACGCTGACGGTCCAGGGCGGCAGCTTCTCCGGTGCGATTTCCGGCGCGGGCGCCGTGGTGAAGAGCGGTGGGGGGACGCTCGTACTGGGCGGGAATAATGTCTACGAAGGCGGTACGACGATTCAGGGAGGCACGCTGCAGCTTGCATCGTCCGCCGCGTTGCCGGCCGGCGGCGCGGTGACGCTTGCGAACAGCGCCGGCACCACGCTTGATCTCAACGGACAGTCGCTGACGATTGGCTCACTGACCGGCGGGGGACAGGCGGGAGGGAACATTGTGCTGCGTGCGGGCACGCTGACGGTGCAGAGCGGCAGTTACACCGGCGCGATCTCCGGGGCGGGCGGCCTCGTGAAGAGCGGCCCCGGCACGTTGACCCTCGCCGGCAACAACGCGTACGCCGGCGGAACGATTGTGCAGGAGGGTACGCTGCGGCTCGGCTCCGCCGCCGCGTTGCCGGCCGGCGGCGCGGTGACGCTCGGGGACCCTCCCGACGCGAGGCTCGATCTGAACGGCCATTCCGTGACGGTGGGATCGTTGAACGGGGCGGGGGGCGCCGTGTTGCTCGGCAATGGCACCCTCACGATCGCGACCGACGGGCTCGATAGCTTTGGGGGGGCCATCACCGGTGGCGGCGCGGTGGTTAAGAGCGGCTCGGGACAACTGGCGCTGCGAGGGAACAATCTGTACACGGGAGGCACGACCATTCAGGGGGGCACGCTGGTGGTGGACCAGATGTCGCTGCCCCAATGGGGAGCGGTCGCGCTCGCGAATGCGACCGGCGCACGGTTGCTGATCGAAAACGCCGCATACGTCGGGCAGCTCACCGGGGGCGGGCCGCTCGGTGGCGTAGTGCAGATCGGGGCCGGCAGCAGCGGTATGTTGGTGGTGCGGGGGGGCATGTTCGGCGGGCGCTTCACCGGCAGCGGCGTGGTGTCGAAGGTCGGCGAGGGAACGCTGATTCTGACCTCCGATCAGGATAACCCAGGCACGCTGACCATTCAGGAGGGGACGGTCCAGCTGGGCATGGGCGGGACGGCCGGCTCGTATGCGGGCGGCATCATCAATGAAGGGACCCTCGCGGTTGTCCGCAGCGACGATGTGACGATGACGAACTGGATCAACGGAGGGGGTGGTTTGCGGAAGGGCGGGGTCGGACGGCTGACGCTGACCGGCGAACTGAACTACTTCGGCGACACGGTCGTTGAGCAGGGTACCCTGCGTATCAATACGGAGTCCGGGCCGTTCGGGCGGGTGCGGGTGGAGCCGCTGGGCGGTCTGAGCGCGACTTTGAGCGGGGAAGGCCGGATCCGGGGCGATGTGGACGTGCAGGCCGCCGGCGTGCTGGCGCCGGGCCGTTCGGTTGGAACGCTGACGGTGGACGGCAACGTGACGCTGGCCGGCACGCTCGAGATCGAGTTGCGGCATGCCGATGCCGATCTGCTGAACGTGGGGCAGACACTCGATCTCACGGGCGCGACGTTCTCGTTCGCACCGACGTATCCTCTGACGGCGCCGGTGTACGTGTTGGCAACCTACGGCCATCTGGTGGGGCAGTTTTCGCAAATCAAGAAGATGCCGCCCGGCATGTGGTTGGACTACAACTACGGTGGCGCGAACCAGATCGCGCTCGTGCCCGAGCCCGGTCTCGTGACGCTGCTGGCGGCGGGCGGCGCACTGATGCTGGCGGTGCGACGCCTGCGACGCGGTGGTGCGGCTGCAGAGGGGCAAGAGGCACCCCACACTTGA
- a CDS encoding CPBP family intramembrane metalloprotease, producing the protein MLRALEMAVFCIGPPLALALVRPGRAVLPWLWLGAIGLGLGLWRDPSFDRSVWVVRRLRDGGWRRRLLRWLAASVVLTGMLAVVEPRLLFRLPRDRPFVWALVVGFYPWLSVVPQTLVYRVFFLHRYALLFRRPELAVLAAAFAFALMHLVFLNVWAPLLSFFGGWLFARTYLTTRSAWASALEHALYGLTVMTVGWGRFFYHGSIATVQAWVGP; encoded by the coding sequence GTGCTCCGAGCGCTGGAGATGGCGGTGTTTTGCATCGGGCCGCCGCTGGCACTGGCGTTGGTGCGTCCCGGCCGGGCGGTGCTGCCGTGGCTGTGGCTGGGCGCCATCGGGTTGGGTCTCGGGCTGTGGCGCGATCCGTCGTTTGACCGGTCGGTCTGGGTGGTTCGGCGTCTCCGCGACGGTGGTTGGCGACGGCGACTGTTGAGGTGGCTTGCGGCCAGCGTGGTGCTCACCGGCATGCTGGCGGTGGTGGAGCCCCGGCTGCTCTTTCGTCTGCCGCGAGACCGGCCATTTGTTTGGGCGCTGGTGGTGGGGTTTTATCCCTGGCTCTCCGTGGTGCCGCAGACCCTCGTCTATCGCGTTTTCTTCCTGCACCGCTATGCGCTGCTGTTCCGGCGGCCGGAACTCGCCGTGCTCGCCGCCGCGTTCGCGTTTGCGCTGATGCACCTGGTGTTTCTCAATGTCTGGGCACCGCTGCTGAGTTTCTTCGGGGGCTGGTTGTTTGCGCGCACTTATCTGACGACCAGGTCGGCGTGGGCTTCGGCTCTTGAACACGCGTTGTACGGCCTGACGGTGATGACGGTGGGCTGGGGTCGTTTTTTCTATCACGGCAGCATCGCCACCGTGCAGGCGTGGGTGGGTCCCTAG
- a CDS encoding sulfatase-like hydrolase/transferase, whose protein sequence is MSKCGLGFFVLLAGWAVASTPRPNMLWITAEDIGPHWGCYGDAYARTPNIDALAARGLRYRTVWATAPVCAPARTAIIAGMYPSALGAEHMRSEVAPPPWLRMYPQLLREAGYYCSNNSKEDYNLSKPGRVWDDSSARAHYRNRAAGQPFFAVFNYTMTHESAVRRRPHTWRHDVERAPVPPYHPNTLEVRQDWAQYYDNITDFDAKVGEHLRELEAEGLGDETIVMVYGDHGPGLPRCKRWPYDSGLRVGLVVYIPEKFWHLAPPNHRPGDEVKRLVSFVDLAPTVLSLAGVRPPDWMQGRAFLGPHTAEPTECLFGLRGRMDERIDMVRAVRTSRHVYLRHYHPHRIYGEYLDYMFQTPTTRIWKQLYDAGRLESPAQRRFWEPKPCEELYDLEVDPHETVNLADSAAHRHVLQTLRGALRRHVMEVRDVGYLPEAEVHRRAAASGKTIGDFARDPVLYPLERIFDAAELAACRDEGSVPRLAELLADADSGVRYWAAVGFCIRGRAAVRVGRDALRGALADESPSVRIAAAEALARFGEGSDRPAAIAVLAELMSPRQAGVYAAIEALNALSACGEAVTGPLRASIAALPLTDPNAPARANGYIARLVEYLTGERRAAP, encoded by the coding sequence ATGAGCAAATGCGGGTTGGGGTTCTTCGTGTTGCTGGCCGGATGGGCCGTTGCCTCGACGCCGCGGCCCAACATGCTCTGGATCACTGCGGAAGATATTGGGCCGCACTGGGGCTGCTACGGGGATGCCTACGCGCGGACCCCCAATATCGATGCGCTGGCCGCGCGCGGGCTGCGCTACCGCACGGTTTGGGCGACCGCGCCGGTCTGCGCGCCGGCGCGCACAGCCATCATCGCCGGCATGTATCCTTCTGCGCTAGGTGCCGAACACATGCGCAGCGAGGTCGCACCGCCCCCTTGGCTGCGCATGTACCCGCAACTGCTGCGCGAGGCGGGCTACTACTGCAGCAACAACAGCAAGGAGGACTATAACCTCTCGAAGCCCGGCCGGGTGTGGGATGACTCCTCCGCGCGGGCGCACTATCGCAACCGTGCGGCCGGCCAGCCATTTTTCGCGGTGTTCAACTATACGATGACCCACGAGAGCGCGGTGCGACGGCGGCCGCACACGTGGCGTCACGACGTGGAGCGCGCGCCGGTGCCGCCCTACCACCCGAACACCCTCGAGGTGCGGCAGGACTGGGCGCAGTACTACGATAACATCACCGACTTCGACGCAAAGGTCGGCGAGCATCTGCGCGAGCTGGAGGCGGAAGGGCTCGGGGACGAGACGATCGTGATGGTCTACGGCGATCACGGCCCCGGACTGCCTCGCTGCAAACGCTGGCCCTACGACAGCGGCCTACGGGTGGGACTGGTCGTCTACATCCCCGAGAAGTTTTGGCACCTGGCGCCACCGAATCACCGTCCGGGGGACGAGGTGAAGCGGCTGGTGAGCTTTGTAGACCTGGCGCCGACGGTGCTCAGCCTCGCGGGTGTCCGTCCGCCGGACTGGATGCAGGGCCGTGCGTTTCTCGGGCCCCACACCGCCGAGCCAACAGAGTGTCTCTTCGGACTGCGCGGCCGGATGGACGAGCGCATCGACATGGTGCGCGCCGTCCGTACTTCCCGCCACGTTTACCTCCGCCACTATCACCCGCATCGCATCTACGGCGAATACCTTGATTACATGTTTCAAACCCCGACCACGCGGATCTGGAAACAGCTGTACGATGCCGGCCGGCTGGAATCGCCCGCGCAGCGCCGCTTCTGGGAACCCAAGCCCTGCGAGGAGCTGTATGACCTAGAGGTCGACCCGCACGAGACGGTGAACCTCGCCGACTCTGCCGCGCACCGCCACGTGCTGCAGACCCTGCGAGGCGCGTTGCGGCGTCACGTGATGGAGGTGCGCGACGTCGGCTACCTGCCCGAGGCGGAGGTCCACCGGCGCGCGGCGGCCTCCGGCAAGACGATCGGCGACTTCGCGCGCGATCCCGTGCTGTACCCGCTGGAGCGCATCTTTGACGCCGCCGAGTTGGCGGCCTGCCGCGATGAGGGCTCGGTGCCGCGCCTTGCGGAGTTGCTCGCCGATGCGGACAGCGGGGTGCGGTACTGGGCGGCCGTCGGGTTCTGCATTCGCGGCCGCGCGGCTGTACGGGTGGGCCGCGATGCGTTGCGTGGGGCGCTGGCGGATGAGTCGCCAAGCGTCCGCATCGCTGCGGCGGAGGCGCTGGCACGGTTCGGCGAAGGATCGGACCGACCCGCCGCGATCGCGGTGCTCGCGGAGTTGATGTCGCCGCGGCAGGCGGGCGTGTACGCCGCCATCGAAGCGTTGAACGCGCTCAGCGCGTGTGGCGAGGCGGTGACCGGCCCATTGCGCGCGAGCATCGCCGCGCTGCCGCTTACCGATCCGAACGCGCCCGCACGCGCCAACGGGTACATCGCGCGTCTGGTCGAGTACCTGACCGGTGAACGGCGCGCGGCGCCCTAA
- the thiD gene encoding bifunctional hydroxymethylpyrimidine kinase/phosphomethylpyrimidine kinase codes for MRGSRRWPIALTIGGTDSSGGAGVTADVGVFALAGLHGAVALTCVTAQRPGKVTAVQPLPVRLIRAQLDAVAATGPVAVVKTGMLFAERIIEAVALAVRQHRWQRLVVDPVMVAAGGDPLLQPRAVRAMRERIVPLATIITPNLYEAALLLERPIGPNDDLVLAARELARRFRTAVLLKGGHRGGMQIENAYADGHTAWRLITRRAHGVSDHGAGCLVAALVTAHLAHGRSPSQAARAAIRGAAAAFNAARRVGHWRLADPALAWRR; via the coding sequence ATGCGCGGTTCCCGGCGTTGGCCGATCGCGTTGACGATCGGCGGTACCGACAGCAGCGGCGGTGCGGGCGTGACGGCGGACGTCGGCGTGTTTGCGCTGGCGGGTCTGCACGGCGCGGTTGCGCTCACATGTGTGACCGCTCAGCGCCCCGGCAAAGTCACCGCGGTCCAGCCGCTTCCGGTCCGGCTCATCCGTGCGCAGCTCGACGCGGTCGCCGCGACGGGACCCGTCGCGGTCGTCAAAACCGGCATGCTGTTCGCGGAGCGCATCATCGAGGCCGTCGCGCTCGCGGTTCGGCAGCATCGCTGGCAGCGCCTCGTGGTGGACCCCGTGATGGTCGCCGCGGGAGGTGACCCGCTGCTGCAACCCCGCGCGGTGCGCGCCATGCGCGAACGGATCGTCCCGCTGGCGACGATCATCACTCCAAACCTCTACGAGGCCGCGTTGCTTCTGGAGCGGCCGATCGGCCCGAACGACGACCTTGTGCTGGCCGCCCGAGAGCTCGCCCGCCGCTTTCGCACCGCTGTGCTGCTGAAGGGGGGACACCGGGGCGGTATGCAAATCGAAAACGCGTACGCGGACGGCCACACCGCCTGGCGGCTCATCACTCGCCGTGCACATGGCGTCTCGGACCACGGCGCCGGATGTCTAGTGGCGGCGCTCGTCACCGCACATCTTGCGCACGGGCGGTCCCCCTCACAGGCCGCACGGGCAGCGATTCGAGGGGCCGCCGCCGCGTTCAATGCCGCCCGCCGCGTGGGCCACTGGCGGCTGGCCGATCCCGCGCTCGCATGGCGTCGCTGA